In one Oxyura jamaicensis isolate SHBP4307 breed ruddy duck chromosome 14, BPBGC_Ojam_1.0, whole genome shotgun sequence genomic region, the following are encoded:
- the EEF2KMT gene encoding protein-lysine N-methyltransferase EEF2KMT, with amino-acid sequence MAEPELGLRFQRRFLAARQLRAFPWPELEQRLRSAPDSSLLADILHQTVLHPLCVKYPPSIKYRRCFLTELIKKHESTTADPLDELYDTLADILKEEESTCCYKNYLLPTGESVTLSESEAIISQGTTGLVTWDAALHLAEWAMENPPVFSNRTVLELGSGIGFTGLAICKTCNPKAYIFSDYHHCVLKQLRENIRLNGFAVEPETTDLTQTKSEGQEAEGMNYHQPKLIVAELDWGSVTEKQLMDLQPDVIIAADVVYDPEITLSLIGMLQKLSPLRADGKPPEVYIAFTIRNPDTYHLFQAELDKVEIGWQIIPAHSNSIFLYDTQSNVTILQLFI; translated from the exons ATGGCGGAGCCGGAGCTGGGGCTCCGCTTCCAACGGCGCTTCTTGGCGGCCCGGCAGCTGCGAGCCTTCCCCTGGCCG gagctcGAGCAGAGGCTGAGGAGCGCCCCGGATTCCTCCCTGCTGGCCGACATCCTGCACCAG aCTGTTCTCCACCCTCTGTGTGTAAAGTATCCCCCTTCCATCAAGTACAGAAGATGCTTTCTAACTGAACTCATCAAAAAG CACGAATCCACAACAGCTGACCCCCTGGATGAATTGTACGATACACTGGCagatattttaaaggaagaagaatcTACTTGCTGTTACAAAAACTACTTACTG CCTACTGGAGAATCCGTTACTCTTTCTGAGAGCGAGGCGATTATCTCTCAAGGAACCACAGGGCTTGTCACGTGGGATGCTGCTCTTCATCTTGCTGAATGGGCCATGGAGAACCCCCCAGTTTTCAGTAACAG GACAGTCTTGGAATTAGGAAGTGGGATTGGCTTCACCGGACTGGCAATCTGCAAAACTTGCAACCCCAAGGCGTATATCTTTAGTGATTACCACCATTGTGTTCTCAAACAGCTGAGGGAAAACATCCGTTTGAATGGCTTTGCCGTGGAGCCGGAAACTACTGATCTTACCCAAACAAAATCTGaagggcaggaggcagaagggaTGAACTACCACCAGCCAAAACTAATTGTTGCAGAGCTTGACTGGGGCTCAgttacagaaaaacaactgaTGGATCTGCAACCAGACGTCATCATTGCAGCAG ATGTGGTATATGATCCAGAGATAACTTTAAGCCTTATTGGTATGCTACAAAAACTCTCACCTTTGAGAGCAGATGGAAAACCTCCTGAGGTCTATATTGCTTTCACAATCCGTAACCCAGACACGTATCATCTGTTCCAGGCCGAACTAG ATAAAGTTGAGATTGGATGGCAGATTATTCCAGCCCACAgcaacagtatttttctctatGATACTCAGTCAAATGTAACTATTCTGCAGCTATTTATATAG
- the NDUFB6 gene encoding NADH dehydrogenase [ubiquinone] 1 beta subcomplex subunit 6, translating into MGGSSADEKLRLQQLRVLRRRWLRDQELSEREPVVPRRQLGPVAAFWERFLQPGGLWRQRVFRTYQTGGFLLVQVLIPAWLVHYYVKYHVMRTPYGVVSSNPAIFPGDRILETGEVIPPLKDEPAGHH; encoded by the exons ATGGGCGGCTCCAGCGCGGACGAGAAGCTgcggctgcagcagctccgCGTCCTGCGGCGGCGCTGGCTGCGGGACCAGGAGCTGAGCGAGCGGGAGCCCGTCGTGCCGCGGCGGCAGCTGGGGCCCGTGGCCGCCTTCTGGGAGCGCTTCCTGCAGCCCGGCGGCCTCTggcggcagcgg GTGTTCAGGACCTACCAGACCGGCGGCTTCCTCCTGGTGCAGGTGCTGATCCCCGCCTGGCTCGTCCACTACTACGTGAAGTACCACGTCATG AGAACGCCGTACGGTGTCGTTTCATCGAACCCAGCAATATTCCCG GGGGACAGAATTTTAGAGACGGGAGAAGTTATTCCACCCCTGAAAGACGAACCCGCTGGGCACCACTGA